Within the Pseudomonadota bacterium genome, the region CGCACGGTCTGCCCCGGGGCGACGCGGACCTCCCGCGTGACCGGCATGAATTAGGGGTTCGAGAGCTCGACGTAGTGGACGCCCGGCGCGAGGCTCAGGGGCCGCGCGAACGGCGTCAGCTCCATGTCGATCCCGTCGACGCGGACGCTCGCCCAGGGCTCGACGACCACCTCGAGGAACCCCGAGGAGCCCGGGACGAAGGCGTCGCGGTCTTCGGCCTCGCGCGCGGTCGCGTCCGAGTACAGGAGCTGGATGGCGAGCCCGCCGAACAGCATCACGCAGAGCGCCGCCGCGAAGAGCAGGCCCGTCTGGCGCATGGACTTGCGGTCCTCGCGCACGATCTTCTGCCCCGCGCGCACGGCGCCGGTCGCGAGGATGACGCTCGCCTCGCCGTCGCTGAGCACGCCGTGGTCCTTGAGGTAGTTCACCATGTAGGCGTTGTAGTTGATGACCACGCGCGTCGCGAGGAAGTCCTCGAGCTCGTGGATGAGCGCCTGCATCGACGGGTACCGGTCGGCCGGCAGCTTCTCCATGCACCGCCCGAGGATGCGCTCGAGCGATCGCGGGACCTTGGGGTTCACCTTGCGCGCCGGCGTGTAGCGGTCGAGCCGGATCTTCTGGAGCACCGAGCGCCGCGCGTCCTCGACGAACGGCTTCACGCCGGCGAGCATCTGGTAGAAGACCACGCCGAGCGACCAGACGTCGGTCCGCTGATCG harbors:
- a CDS encoding serine/threonine protein kinase, producing MLERIGNCRIIEEVGAGGMAVVYKAVQEPLGRTVAIKALKSSIASEAQFAERFEREAKFMASLQQENIINVHDFIKLGGTMFIVMEYVEGIDLYDLLEQTPNRLPVEVATIVCLQVARALNHAHFRGIIHRDIKPANVMISKRGDVKLMDFGIARDESLSDLTETGTGLGTPSYMSPEQILGDKLDQRTDVWSLGVVFYQMLAGVKPFVEDARRSVLQKIRLDRYTPARKVNPKVPRSLERILGRCMEKLPADRYPSMQALIHELEDFLATRVVINYNAYMVNYLKDHGVLSDGEASVILATGAVRAGQKIVREDRKSMRQTGLLFAAALCVMLFGGLAIQLLYSDATAREAEDRDAFVPGSSGFLEVVVEPWASVRVDGIDMELTPFARPLSLAPGVHYVELSNP